DNA from Thalassoroseus pseudoceratinae:
GTTATTCACGGACTCTTACGCCCAGCAGAGTTGCACCGCGGGCCGTGCGAGTTTCATTCTCGGTCAGGAACCGTTTCGCACGGGACTATTAACGATCGGCATGCCCGGCGACGATCACGGGATCACCGAATGGATGCCGACGATTGCAGATGTCTTGAAAAGTCAGGGCTATGCGACGGGGCAATTCGGAAAGAATCACCTCGGTGACCAGGACAAGCACTTGCCGACCAATCACGGGTTCGACGAATTCTATGGCAACCTCTATCACCTGAATGCCGAGGAAGAGCCGGAAGGCTATTTCTATCCGAAAGATCCAAAGTTCCGCGAGAAGTACGGGCCACGGGGTGTGATTAAAGCAGTCGTTGATGGGAAGATCGAAGATACCGGCCCACTCACGAAGAAACGGATGGAAACAATTGACGAAGAATTTCTCACGGCTGGGAAGGACTTCATTCAACGGCAAGTCAAAGCCAAGAAGCCTTTCTTCATGTGGTTCAACTCAACACGGATGCACGTCTTTACGCATCTGAAGAAAGAATCCTACGGCGTCACAGGCAAAGGAATTCATGCAGACGGGATGGTTGAACACGACGGACATGTGGGGCAGTTGCTCGACTTGCTTGATGAACTCGAGATTGCTGACAACACCATCGTTGTCTATTCCACTGATAACGGCCCCGAGTTCGCAATGTGGCCGGACAGTGCTGTCACACCATTCGCTAGCGAAAAAGGCACCACATGGGAAGGCGGTTTCCGCGTCCCTATGATGGTCCGCTGGCCAGGTGTCATTGAACCAGATTCCGTGTCGAACGATATCATTTCAAGCATGGACTGGTTCCCCACACTGTGTGCCGCCGCAGGCGTCGGCGATGTGAAGAAACAATTGGCAGAGGGAGCCAAGTTCAACGACAAAGATTTTAAAGTTCATCTAGACGGTTATAATTTCGTGCCGTACTTCAAGGGTGAAGTGGAGAAAGGTCCGCGAGACCGTATGCTGTATTTCGATCAAGGCGGCAACCTTAACGCAGTCCGTTGGAACGACTGGAAGGTAAGTTTTGCGGTTCAGGAAGGTAATATTGCCTTCGGTTCCCGTAAGGTGACACCGTGGGCTAGCATCACCAATCTCCGTATGGACCCCTACGAGCGGGCAGCGCATGATGGCGGTAAATATGTCGATTGGTACGCGCGTCAAATGTGGCTGCTCGTGCCGATTCAAGGCGTCATCAAAGACTTCTTTGCAGACTTCAAAGACTACCCATACCAAACGGGTTCCTCCTTGAACGCCGGTAACATCAACTATGGGCTTCTCCGCCAGAAAGATGCACTACAACGATTGAAGGAACTGGAAAAACTAAAGCCGCGTTAGACCTATGTGGCTGAGTATCCTGCCCCTAGTTTTTGATCATCGGATTTGCGCAACTGATTTCATTCGCTCTCGGAGCATTGCTCTGAGAGCGAATGAACCTCAATCTATCGTCGTACTATTTACGTCCAGCTACGCTTAACAATTTATTGAGACTACACCAATGCACGTTCACATCGACACCGACGACTATATTGTGAACGGAACCAAGAAACTCAAACTGGAAAAACATAAGACGAAGGTCAAGGACGTCTATAAAGACAAGTCGGAGTACAAGGATTTACTCAACGAGTTCCAAGATGAAATCAATGACTTGCAGCGAATGATGTACGCTGACGATCGCAACTCGATGCTCTTAATATTCCAGGCGATGGATGCCGCTGGGAAAGACGGCACGATTCGGGCAATCATGTCGGGAGTCAACGTACATGGTGTGGTCGTGCATTCGTTCAAACAACCGAGTACGAACGAATTAGAACACGACTTTCTCTGGCGAACGACGATCCGTCTCCCGCAGCGAGGGCAGATTGGCATCTTCAACCGCTCGTATTACGAAGAAGTGCTGGTTGTGAAAGTCCATCCCGAAATCGTCCGCGAAAAACAGCGACTACCGCAGGAATACACTGAAAACCTGGAAGAACTCTGGGAAAACCGATACGAATCGATCCGAGATTTCGAGAAACACATCTGCCGGAATGGCACGAAGGTGGTCAAGTTCTTCTTGCATCTCAGCCGGGACGAACAACGTGAGCGTTTTCTCGACCGAATTGATGAAGCGGAAAAGAATTGGAAGTTTTCCGAGGCAGATGTTTCCGAACGCGGCTACTGGAACGACTATCAGCAAGCCTATGAAGATGCGATCAACGCGACGGCAACCCAGCACGCCCCCTGGTTCGTCATTCCCGCTGACGACAAAAAGAATATGAGGCTAATTGTCGCTCAAGTCGTCCTGGAACAACTGCACGCCTTAGATCTCAAATACCCAGTCGTCTCCGATGAGCGACGCGAAGAACTTGAGCAGTTTCGAAAACAATTGCGTGACTAAGTACCAATGACGATTCGAGAAATGGAAGGAGGTGCCATTGTCTTAGTGGATTTCGACTAAATATAAGGCAACCACAGGTTCTCACATTGAACTTCGGCTACTTTGATTTTACAAGACAAGGATTTGACATGACCGGACGACGGAAACTCGCCGCGATGATGGCGTTGTGCTTGGCCAGCCTAGCGGTGGTTGGGGAAACACAGGCACAGGACAAACCAAATATCCTCGTTATCATGGGGGACGATATTGGCCAGACAAACGTCTCGGCCTATACGATGGGGCTTGTTGGCTATCGCACGCCAAACATTGACCGCATTGCAAAGGAAGGAATGATCTTCACCGACTACTATGCTGAGCAAAGTTGCACAGCAGGGCGATCGACATTCCTCACCGGCCAGTGCACGTATCGCACGGGCCTTTCCAAAGTGGGCTTGCCAGGTGCGGACTTGGGATTGCAAGCTGAAGATCCCACTTTGGCCGAACTCCTCAAACCGCACGGCTACGCGACAGGTCAATTCGGCAAAAATCACTTGGGTGACAAAGACGAATTTCTTCCGACCAATCATGGTTTTGATGAGTTCTTGGGCAATCTCTATCACCTCAATGCCGAAGAAGAACCCGAGAACCGAAACTACCCCCGTGACCCCGAATTTCGCAAACGCTTTGGTCCTCGCGGTGTCATCAAAGCCAGTGCTGATGGAAAAATCGAAGACACTGGGCCTTTGACGAAAAAGCGAATGGAAACGATCGACGATGAGACATCGGACGCAGCCGTCGACTTCATCGAGCGGCAGGTCAAAGCGGAGAAGCCATTCTTCGTGTGGTGGAATGCGACTCGAATGCACTTTCGGACCCACGTACGTGATGAACTGCGGGACGAGCCCGGTCTCGACGCTCGAACCGAGTACGCCGACGGTATGCTCGAACACGATGGTGATGTTGGCAAACTGCTGAAAACCCTGGACGATCTCGAGATCGCTGAGAACACGATCGTGCTATACACGACCGACAATGGACCTCACAAAAACACCTGGCCGGACGCTGCATTGAGCCCTTTCCGTAACGAAAAGAACTCGAACTGGGAAGGTGCCTTCCGAGTCCCATGTGCACTTCGGTGGCCGGGCAAAATCAAAGCGGGCAGTGTCTCCAATGAGATTGTCAGCGGCCTCGACTGGCTGCCAACCTTCCTGGCTGCCGTCGGCGATGCGGACATCAAAGAGAAACTTCTCAAAGGTCACAAGGCCGGCGATAAAACCTACAAAGTCCATTTGGATGGCTACAACATCTTGCCGTATCTCACCGGCAAAGACGAGAAGTCACCGCGAGAATCCTTTTTCTACTTCAACGACGATGGCCAACTCGTCGGGATGCGATTCCGGAACTGGAAAATGGTCTTCCTGGAACAACGTGCTCGAGGGACTTTGAAAGTTTGGGCTGAACCGTTCACCCCATTGCGACTTCCGAAAATGTTTGACTTGCGAGCCGACCCCTACGAGCAAGCCGACATCACCTCGAACACCTACTACGATTGGTTGCTCGACCACGCGTTCTTGCTTGTCCCAGCCCAGCAATACGCAGGGAAATTCTTGGAAACCTTCAAAGAGTATCCGCCACGGCAAAAGCCAGCCAGCTTCAATCTGGACGACGTGATGCAGAAACTCTCCGAAGGCGTAAGTAAGTAGTCTTGAAAACCAAGCAGACCGAGGCGCGATTTTCGGGCCTCGGTCTTTGTTGGTTGGATTCATGATTGGCTCTTGACAATCCAATCGCTTAATTTTTGAAAGTCTACTACAAGAAACCAAAAGAGAGACAATGGGAACGCGCGACTCCATCTTACAAATCTCCGAAGCTATGAACGCCGCTGTTGTCGGACAGCAAGAGGTCGTCGAACGTCTTTTGATTGCCTTGGTCGCAAACGGTCACGTGCTGATGGAGGGGCTTCCCGGCACAGCGAAAACGCGTTCGGTGAAGACGCTTTCTCACCTCATGGAGAGCGAGTTCAGCCGGGTGCAATTCACACCCGACTTGTTGCCTTCCGATGTGACCGGTTCGGAGATCTATCGCGAGCAAAACGCGACTTTTGAATTCCAGGAAGGACCGATTTTTGGAAACTTGTTGCTTGCGGATGAAATCAATCGTGCGCCGGCGAAAGTCCAAGCGGCCTTGCTTGAAGCGATGGAGGAACGTCAAGTCACAGTGGCAGGGCAAACTCATCGGTTGCCCGAATTGTTTTTGGTAATGGCGACTCAAAACCCCATCGAGCAAGAAGGAACTTACCCGCTTCCCGAAGCACAGATGGATCGATTCATGCTCTATGTTCGCGTGGACTATCCCGATGGAGCGAACGAATTAGAAATCCTTCGTCTCGTGCGTGGTGAGAAAGCGGGGAAATCGTCAGAGCCCACCAAAATCGCTCAAGAAGTCATCTTCCAAGCTCGAAAAGAAGTCCTTGCTGTTCAAGTAGCCGAAGCCGCTGAGAAGTACATTGTGGACCTCGTTCTAGCAACACGAATTCCACAAAAGTATGAAGGCAGTCTTCAAGGCTGGATTCGTCTCGGAGCCA
Protein-coding regions in this window:
- a CDS encoding arylsulfatase, whose protein sequence is MALCLASLAVVGETQAQDKPNILVIMGDDIGQTNVSAYTMGLVGYRTPNIDRIAKEGMIFTDYYAEQSCTAGRSTFLTGQCTYRTGLSKVGLPGADLGLQAEDPTLAELLKPHGYATGQFGKNHLGDKDEFLPTNHGFDEFLGNLYHLNAEEEPENRNYPRDPEFRKRFGPRGVIKASADGKIEDTGPLTKKRMETIDDETSDAAVDFIERQVKAEKPFFVWWNATRMHFRTHVRDELRDEPGLDARTEYADGMLEHDGDVGKLLKTLDDLEIAENTIVLYTTDNGPHKNTWPDAALSPFRNEKNSNWEGAFRVPCALRWPGKIKAGSVSNEIVSGLDWLPTFLAAVGDADIKEKLLKGHKAGDKTYKVHLDGYNILPYLTGKDEKSPRESFFYFNDDGQLVGMRFRNWKMVFLEQRARGTLKVWAEPFTPLRLPKMFDLRADPYEQADITSNTYYDWLLDHAFLLVPAQQYAGKFLETFKEYPPRQKPASFNLDDVMQKLSEGVSK
- a CDS encoding PPK2 family polyphosphate kinase produces the protein MHVHIDTDDYIVNGTKKLKLEKHKTKVKDVYKDKSEYKDLLNEFQDEINDLQRMMYADDRNSMLLIFQAMDAAGKDGTIRAIMSGVNVHGVVVHSFKQPSTNELEHDFLWRTTIRLPQRGQIGIFNRSYYEEVLVVKVHPEIVREKQRLPQEYTENLEELWENRYESIRDFEKHICRNGTKVVKFFLHLSRDEQRERFLDRIDEAEKNWKFSEADVSERGYWNDYQQAYEDAINATATQHAPWFVIPADDKKNMRLIVAQVVLEQLHALDLKYPVVSDERREELEQFRKQLRD
- a CDS encoding AAA family ATPase encodes the protein MGTRDSILQISEAMNAAVVGQQEVVERLLIALVANGHVLMEGLPGTAKTRSVKTLSHLMESEFSRVQFTPDLLPSDVTGSEIYREQNATFEFQEGPIFGNLLLADEINRAPAKVQAALLEAMEERQVTVAGQTHRLPELFLVMATQNPIEQEGTYPLPEAQMDRFMLYVRVDYPDGANELEILRLVRGEKAGKSSEPTKIAQEVIFQARKEVLAVQVAEAAEKYIVDLVLATRIPQKYEGSLQGWIRLGASPRGTLALDAAARAHAWLAGQDFVSPDNIRAVAPACLAHRIHLSYEAEAAGITRTQVIEELLKQVVPV
- a CDS encoding arylsulfatase, with protein sequence MEPVVSAQEKPNILVIWGDDVGIPNISAYSRGMLGYKTPNIDRIAKEGMLFTDSYAQQSCTAGRASFILGQEPFRTGLLTIGMPGDDHGITEWMPTIADVLKSQGYATGQFGKNHLGDQDKHLPTNHGFDEFYGNLYHLNAEEEPEGYFYPKDPKFREKYGPRGVIKAVVDGKIEDTGPLTKKRMETIDEEFLTAGKDFIQRQVKAKKPFFMWFNSTRMHVFTHLKKESYGVTGKGIHADGMVEHDGHVGQLLDLLDELEIADNTIVVYSTDNGPEFAMWPDSAVTPFASEKGTTWEGGFRVPMMVRWPGVIEPDSVSNDIISSMDWFPTLCAAAGVGDVKKQLAEGAKFNDKDFKVHLDGYNFVPYFKGEVEKGPRDRMLYFDQGGNLNAVRWNDWKVSFAVQEGNIAFGSRKVTPWASITNLRMDPYERAAHDGGKYVDWYARQMWLLVPIQGVIKDFFADFKDYPYQTGSSLNAGNINYGLLRQKDALQRLKELEKLKPR